The nucleotide window AGGATTTATTCTTTAAGAAAAGAGAGTTGCTTTTAAGTGAAGAGGCTCAAAATCTTATTAAGTGTAAGTTAAAGAAAGAATGACAAAAGGGTAGTTGAGCTTGACAGAGAAAACAAATTTGAAAGAGTTTTTCATTGAATATGAGGGGAAAAAATATTATACTCCTCTTTTTTTGGCTAAGGTTAACAATATCTCCTATTTTACAATAAAAAATAAGATTAAAAAGCTTAATATTTCGGTTAGGGCAAAAGATATTGGCGTTGTTAATTCTTTGTCCGAGGAACTCTTAGTCGCTGAGGATAATTTGGATAAACTTTTTTATGATAAGAGATTTAAGTGTTTAGATTCTAGGGGTATAAGATGAGAGATGTTATAGCTATTTCTTCGATTAAGGGCGGAGTTGGCAAAAGTGTAACAGCGATAATGTTGGGATTTATTTTTTCTAAAAGGTATAAAACTTTGCTTATAGATATTGATTCCCAGGCTAGTATTACTTCTTATTTCCTTCCTTATTTTGAAAACAAAATAGATATAAGAGAATATAATATTTACGAAGTATTAAAGTCTAAAAAGTCTTTTATGAGTATTGTACATGAGATAACAGATGATTTACACTTTGCTCCATCGCATATTAAGCTTTCTCAATTTTCAGGAGAGAATATTATTGGGCAGGAGTATAAGTTGAAAACGATTTTGACACCTTATTTCGATGAATATGATTATATATTAATTGATACTCCCCCCTCAGTTAATAAAGAGCTTATTAATTCTTTGATGATTGCTACTAAGGTTGTTATTCCTTTGCCAGCAGAGCTCTGGGCAATTGAGAGCTATGATATTTTGAAAAGTAAAATGCAAGAGATTATTAGTGCTTATCAGAAACAGGATTTTAAGAGTTATTATGTTATTCA belongs to Borrelia hermsii DAH and includes:
- a CDS encoding ParA family protein, translated to MRDVIAISSIKGGVGKSVTAIMLGFIFSKRYKTLLIDIDSQASITSYFLPYFENKIDIREYNIYEVLKSKKSFMSIVHEITDDLHFAPSHIKLSQFSGENIIGQEYKLKTILTPYFDEYDYILIDTPPSVNKELINSLMIATKVVIPLPAELWAIESYDILKSKMQEIISAYQKQDFKSYYVIQTLYEENRKIKKEFFYSLQQLYQEYVPIKIHRSAAIQKMITYRLAPQESERYYNEYLKVAEVIEGIENIKTT